Within the Rhinoraja longicauda isolate Sanriku21f chromosome 38, sRhiLon1.1, whole genome shotgun sequence genome, the region AGACATCCATCTGCAGAAAGAAGCAGCAATGAGTTCCCATTGAGCACACATTGGGGCAAAGAACTGAATGGGCTGCCCTGCTCCATGCGTTCCCTGCACTTGGGGAAACTGTTACTGCACcgtcagacagacagactgatCGCTAGCGCGTGCGTGTTGTGCAAGAGGAAGCAGTGGCCCTACCTGCTGACATGTGGATGGTCTTGCTGTAGCCCGCggctgacgacatggcctgtccCAGTGCTTGGTTGGAGCCCAGGGGCTGCTGGTTCAGGGCCAGCTTGCTGCCAGGCGGCGCTGTGCGTTGCTTGGTTTTAGAGTTCTTGCCCGGCTTAGTCCACACCAGGTTCTCCCCCACCTGCAGTGCTGCTCCAATCTTCTGAGCCATGTCTACCAACTGTGAGCACAGACAAGCATCAGAACCTCagctccccacttccctcccaaGAAAAGTGCCTTGCACTGGAGCAAAGAGCAAAACAGTTGAAGACTTGATCAGAGCTACATTACTTCTGTGCTTTGTTTTGTGTACAAGTCTGTTTGAATGCAGTTACCAAGTGTATACGACTCGGTGCCTGCACCATGTGCCATCTCCATGATTGGATCAGCTCTGCTTGAATGCAGCTACAAGGTGCTTTATAAAGAATGAGAAAGTACTCTCTCACCTCTGGATCAAACTCCAGCGAGCTGCTGCTCCCCTTCAGCCGGTTAACCTTCTTCTCCATTTGCTGATACTGGTGCAGGGCTCCTTTTCGGTCCCCTTGGTTATACATCAGTATCGAATAGTTTAAATTTATCAAAGGGTTTGACCTGCAGCGGGAGAGAGCGGTTGACATCCTCAGCAAATGGCTAACCTGCTTCACCGTTAATCTCTGCGAGATTACTCAATGTGAAATGACCAGCATTCGAGCAAAGGTAAAACAAGATCAAAGCCCTGACACTTGGGCAACAATCGTCATGGGAAGAATAGCCAGGACATTCTACCACATAAAAGTAGCCTCACATTCTCATGCGGcaaagagcgtttaattgtcatatgaacccgcaacaaaacaattaaattcttacttgctgcagctataTGGGCCCATTGTGCAATAACACAGATAAATatccaataatcaataatacaataaattaatagtcAGTAATACCTGATAATAATGCAAATTAAAGTGCACCAAAACAGAGTCCATAGTGAAGCATTGTTGCTGAGGCAGGTCAATTAGCCAGAGtatcacaggggaaggtggcactTCATCACAGCCtgagaacaaaagcttttcattgtacctcagaacACTAACAATAAGCTAAGCTCAAACGGCAGATCACAGCACACTACAGTAGGTGGTCAAGACTCCTCCCTGTCCAGACCAGCAAACACTTTGTTGGAACAGAGACAACCTCCGGCCAAGAACAAGCCAGCAACTGCTGCAATAACCCTGTCTGTTCCAGCTCACCATTGTGGCAGGTGCCAAAACACAAGGAAAACAGAATCTGCCACTTTACTGCACAGCTCCCACTCCATTCAGAAAACCTCTAGTGCGATCAGATGGCACTGTGCCTCTCAGGTCCATCAACTAATTCTCCCTCCAATACTCACTCGTCGAGATTCACTGCTTGTTCGTAAGATCTCTTTGCATTACCAGGATCCTCCAGGTTTGTTAAGGCCACTACAAATAGAAAAACGTGACAAACAGAACAGCAGCAGCAAAGTCccttcccatctctctctctccccacctcccccccctgtACTTGTCCCACCACCTGCCCGGTCCACCTCCCCCCCTGTACTTGTCCCACCACCTGCCCACCTCCCAGCCCGTGCCTGTCCCACCACCTGCCCGGTCCACCTCCCCCCTGTGCCTGTCCCACCACCTGCCCggtccacctcctcccccctgtgcctgtcccaccacctgcccggtccacctcccccccccgtgCCTGTCCCACCACCTGCCCACCTCCCAGCCCGTGCCTGTCCCACCACCTGCCTACCTCCCAGCCCGTGCCTGTCCCACCACCTGCCcggtccacctccccccccccccccccccgtgcctgtcccaccacctgcccggtccacctccccccccccccccccgtgcctgtcccaccacctgcccggtccacctccccccccccccccccccccccgtgcctgtcccaccacctgcccggtccacctccccccccccccccccccccccgtgcctgtCCCACCACCTGCCCGGTCCACCTTCCCCCCCTGTACTTGTCCCACCACCTGCCCACCCAGTGCTTACTGTCaggtacatttacaccaagccaacctCAGCTGGTTTCTCATTCAGTCTAATATGCTGTCAGTGCCTTTAATGACTTGCACTCTGGGCTACAACTTGTCCTGCAACAGATTTTTATTGAAACTAAACATGTTATTAAACAAGGCAACATAAAATCCATCGTCACGATGGTTCAGTGTCCCACTGACCAACAGGAAACAGTCGTCCATGCAGCTGAATACGTCCTAATCTCTCTGCAACACGCTGCCTCCAACACACTTCCTACACAGTGCAGCCGATCTATTGGACAGAGGGAACTACCCATCCGACATTGCCTCGGCCAAGGCGACCCGGCTGTGGCCATTCAGCTGCAGGCTGCAATAATCATTGAGTATTTCCACAGGCCAAGCTCCACTTGTTCACCAAAGCATGTGACAGGATTATCCCATGCTGAACACCTAGCGACCTGCCCTGCTCTGCAACACCAATCTCCCAGTCTCTCGCCCTGCTGTAAAATAACTCCCAGTCTCTCGCCCTGCTGTACATCAGCCCTCTCCCAGTCTCTCGCCCTGCTGTACATCAGCACTCTCCCAGTCTCTCGCCCTGCTGTACATCAGCACTCCCAGTCTCTCGCCCTGCTGTACATCAACCCTCTCCCAGTCTCTCGCCCTGCTGTACATCAGCCCTCTCCCAGTCTCTCGCCTGGTCCCTGCTGTACATCAGCCCTCTCCCAGTCTCTCGCCCTGCTGTACATCAGCACTCTCCCAGTCTGTTGCCTGGTCCCTGCTGTTCACCACCACAAAGCTGGAGGAAAAACAAGTCATGTTCAATCCCCAGGGGCTGCCAGAGGGTGATGTCATGTTTTTGTGACCCAGCCCTTCAGTCAGTAGGTCCTTCGTCCCCTTCCCCAGTGTGCTGGTGGCGTGCAGACTCACCGGCCAGCAGCATGTACAGTTCCCCCATCTTGGGGTGGATGTTGATGGCGGCGCTGAGGAAGTGGAATGCGGAAGCATACTGCTGCATGGTGAGGTGCACCAGCCCCAGGTTGTACAGAATCTTCCAGTCAAATGGGGCCAGATAGTTCGCTCGCTTCAGACAGCTGATGGCCTGCAGTAAGAGGCAAGTCACAGCAACGGCAATGTGCAAGTCACTAACATTTCACAACCTGCACAGCGGGGCCTGAATTAAGATGCAAGTACATCTAACGCAAAATCAACAACAGATAAAAGCACCCAAGGTTGCTGGATTTGCAGATATAtcaatgatgggggggggggggggggggggggggggaggatggtgaAGCAGATACCAGGCATGTAGGtcagttgaatgagtgggcaaagATCTGGCAAATGGTGAATAAACGGGCCATTGGTAAGTGGTAGACTCTGGGGCAGTTGATGGGAAAATGTGGGGAAATTAGATTACAGGGAACATGGTGAAAGAACGGATTTGCTCTTTAAGTCAGCAGAGGcacaatgggccaaattgcctccttttATGTCATAAGGAAAATGAGCAGCTTGTGCAGATGTGAATGCCCTGCTGAGGGTGGAGTACCCCGTGTGTGCCATCGGTAGCCTTACATTAACCCCGTGTGTGCCATCGGTAGCCTAACATTAACCCCGTGTGTGCCATCGGTAGCCTTACATTAACCCCGTGTGTGCCATCGGTAGCTTTACATTAACCCCGTGTGTGCCATCGGTAGCCTTACATTAACCCCGTGTGTGCCATCGGTAGCCTTACATTAACCCCGTGTGTGCCATCGGTAGCCTTACATTAACCCCGTGTGTGCCATCGGTAGCCTTACATTATGCTCAGGACACAGTGACAGTTTGCTCCTGTGCTGTGAAACATGTTGCTGGATAACAATCTGGAGTTTTTGGAATCCCAGTTTTTGCTACCCACATCTCACTGCAGTGCCCAGCTACCAACACCACCAGATCCATTAGTTGTTAAGGAGTGGTCAGTGGCTGTACACTGGGTGCCCTGAGCTGTCCTGTAAACCTGCCAGCCACTGCGCCGCATCGACCCGCATCGACCCGCATCGACCAGACTCCCACAGACTCACACATGTTGCTGCTGGGGTGATACTGGCTACAGACAGCAAGGACACAAGGGTGATACTGGCTACAGACAGCAAGGACACAAGGGTGATACTGGCTACAGACAGCAAGGACACAAGGGTTTTGGATCAGAAGTGAATagagacagaaaatgctgcaaaactCAACAGCATCTATGGGaggagaaacagtcaacattaCAGGTTGAAAACTCTTCATTGGGATTCTGTTTTTGCTGACTTTCGAAGAAGTGAACAAATAATGTGATCAGGTAGGTGGAAAGGTGTTGCAGCCTGTCAATGCGACCGGCACCATCAGCGGGTCTGGTAACAGGGAGGGGATGGCActctgtcacatgtactgagaggtacagtgacaatacagttcagtacaaacatcactatacataagcacttagatacatcttagatcagCATCGCAGGTACAGTACCAGCGTATagcagtggtacactgagacagtatacacagtcgtgtaggaaggaactacagatgctggtttaaactgaagatagacacaaaatgctggagtaactcagcgggacaggcatttcgggtctgaagaagggtgtcaacccgaacatcacccattccttctctccggagatgctgcctgtcctgctgagttactccagcatttagcgtcTATCTGCAGTATAGTCGCCAGTatacagtttggcaccattttcacagGAGCTCAGAGCAGCTGCAGATTTTATATCTTCACGTGAAAGAAGCTCACTACCACAGAGTGGAGCCAACCCCAGCCTCCCTGCTGATCCAACGCTCCTCGACGTACTTACTGCTACGTATTTCTTCTTGCCAAAGAAGCACATCCCAATGTTATTCCACAGGGGCGGGCTCTCAGGGATGGCATGGGCCGCTATTCTGTACTTGCTCAGCGCCACGTCGTAGTCATTGTGAGACTGCATCATGCTGCCTGCAGCCAGGATGGCCTGAGCACAACAAACAGGAGCATAGAATCACACTGTGCACACCTCTGTAACACAAAGATCTAAGGCTGTCAATGCGATCGGTACCATCAGCGGGTCTGGTAACagggataaatcttttgtttgtttctttgtttttaagtcttgtttgctttgtaaagcgtctttgagtttcctgaaaagtgctatataaattaaatgtattattattattattattattaaggcaaCAGGTGCAGCTGCtgtatcacagcgccagagattcaatTGGGTGCTGatggtatggagtttgcacattctccctgagactgggtgggtttcctctgggtgctctggtttcctaccacacaacAAAGACGTACGGGAttggaggttaatttgcctctgtgagTTGGcctcgtgtgtggggagtggatgggaaagtgggataacatggaactagtgtgactaACGGTCAGCATGgattgggtgggctgaagggcctgtttccatgcagtttctctaaaactaaaaccaaacattACCAGAGCAAGTCATCTTGATGTTTTTGAGGAAACAGCCACCCTGCACAGTTCAGCATCCGCATTCTGCACAAAGAATATGCACAGCATCTCCACCTGCCCACGTTCAGTATCCTCAGCCCCATGCTCAAATCCTCCTTTCCCCAAAACTAAACAGGATCTGCTGGGATTGCACATCCACTTGCTCAGTCACTGCACACACTTCTGAGAGCACTGGAGAGTCTGCACAGGGAAATGACAAGGCAGGCTTCTCAATGTTAAATACTTTGATTAAAATAGCATTTCCCATGGCAGAGGGGTCAGTAATTAGCAGATTCAAGTTAATTAGTCAACTGCTGCAATGTAAACTTCCAATTACAAAGTCAACCTAGCGAAGCTTTGCTCACCCATCCAAGGTAAGGGAGTGCCTTTGGTACAGACACCCCACGGCACCTCACAAGCCCAGGTCTGACCAGTATTCTATCttcaaatatcctttgacttttcCAATCTCTCACCAATGCAAACGATGTGACATTTTCCGCATTATGTTCCACCTGCCAACTCCAGCCCGGTTAGAATGTACTCCTACTTTACTTAGTAACATGAACACAAATTCAAAGCTTCCTCTAGTCTGCCCAACATTGCAGTTGGACATGTCCAGCGTGGAATTCACATTGAGGCCCCCACTGGCCATATGTTTTCTCCTCAATGCCAACCACCAGCCCTTTCATGAATTTATCAATGGAAACGTGACAAGACATTGCAGTTGTGGACCTTTCCTTAATCTGATACGGATTGTTCAGCAATAAACATTTATTATAACTTGGTTAAGGGAGAAAGTCTGTTAAATGATTGAATCTTATGAGGTTTCATAGCAGGCTCTATTCAAACAGATTAATCAGTACCTTGTAATTGTTGGGGTTGTAGGTGAGAGCATTTCCTAGATGCTCAAAAGCTTTCTGGTATATTCCAAGCTGAAAGCCACAAACATACACTTTGTTATTTTTACATTCAGTCTTAATAAAATGTATAAACAATGTGACAGCAttattgtgcaagaaggaactgcaggtgctggtgtaaactgaagataaagacacataaagctggagtaactccgcgggtcagacagcatctctggagagaaggaataggtaacgtttttcttcagactggagagtcaggggaaagggtaacgacagatatggacgatgatgtagagagatatagaacaaatgaatgaaagatatgcaaaacagtaacaatgataaaggaaacaggccattcattgtCAGCTGTGTGCTACGTGAGAACCAGTACAGAGaatgagactcaacaggacgactttgaagctggttccCAGGTTCAGGAACCCGCCCAATGCCGAGACCACGCACAATTGCATTTTTCTCTGCTCCTCATCAGAGCAGAGTCAGTATGAGGAGCAGTGAAATCATCCTTCACAACCCGACAGTAAAGGCCACACAGGTAAATACACTGGAGACAGGGTGTGCAAACGGACGGGGACGGGGGGTGCCAACCCATACAGATCGGGGCTGCGTGGCCCATATAGGGGCACTTACAGTGCAGGCTGCATTTATGAGCAGTGAGTGTAAACACACCATGCCACAACCGAGCAATCACATTTTAGGAAACTCGATCTTCCCCAAACCTTCTCAATGTTGTTTGAAAATTTCACACAAATGTTCTCTGACAAACACAGGCAGTGGCTTTGCTAACAATGACAGGGAAAATGGTTAAAGCCAGGTGCTCACATGGAGAGTTTACAATACAAGATGCAACTTTACCTGCAGGTACAGTAAGCCCAGAGTTGTCAAAAGCTCAGCATTTTCAGGAGAAAACCTGTACGAAGGAATGGCAGAGTTAAAAGAAACTAACCTCAAAAACTACAGATACCGGAAATAAAAAAGATATTGGGGGTATTGAGCAGATGTGGCAGCAGATGTCTAGAAGAGAAACTGAATTGATCATTCGAATGTGAAGAAGGGTTATTGGGCAGACATGatcattctgtttctctctcagtAAGGACAAAGTCTTTGGATATTCTCCCCAAATGATGCTCCACTCTACTTTCCCTCTGCGGTTTGCTGGTTTCACCAGATAACTgacctcccacccccactgtgcCTGTTCTTTCCCCCAGCTGCAAAGTTTTGTCAAGTTTCCATTGAGAAATTTATGAAAgggctaaagtctgaagaagggtctcgactattccttctctccagagatgctgcctgtccctctgagttactccagcattttgtatctatctttggtttaaaccagcatctgcagttccttcctacagtccgCCCAGCTCCTCTGGTTAGCAGCCTTTGTAAACCTCCAGCTATATCCCAACATACCTGATCTCTCCACCTTCCCACCTCTCTCCAAACTCCCTTCACTTCAATCAACACACTGAGGAATCTCACGTTACCAACCCTAACCCTGTGCccatctaaacgttattcccttatcccttatcgtgtatctatatatTGTAGTtgcatcgattgtaatcatgcattcattttgctgactggttagcatgaaacaaaagcttttcactgtacctcggtacatgtgacaataaactgaactgaacattgtTCCCACTCTGCTCTGCATTATTTCCTTCAGACATCAAAATAAATGCATCATTGTAGGATTAATGGAATAATCATAACTCATCATGGTTTCACACTTACTCCACTGCTTTCTTATAAATCTCCACAGCCCCTTCCGTGTTTTCCTCCAGCAGGTAAAGTTTCCCCAAAACCACGAAGGTCAGATCATGTTTGCTGCTTTGTAGTGCACAGTTCAGATGAAACTTGGCCTGTCGACACAGAAACATGAGCATCAGGAGCTGGGGTAGGGGTGGCCAATCAGCCCGAGCCGGCCCTGCCATCTGCTTGTCCCATTATATAACGCCTGATCTGTAACATCTGCCCTCCACTCGGTCCCTCCATGCACTGCTGTAAGAAACCATCACAAATGTACCCTCTAAAT harbors:
- the bbs4 gene encoding BBSome complex member BBS4, encoding MADLEKDPILQQSDASADIRKLRSKKAPELPILERRNWLIHLHYIRKDYETCKAIIKEQLQETQGMCEYAVCVQALIFRLEGKIQESFELFQTCAILNPQNVDNLKQVARSLYLLGKHKAAIEVYSEAAKLNEKDWEISHNLGICFMHLKNFEKAKFHLNCALQSSKHDLTFVVLGKLYLLEENTEGAVEIYKKAVEFSPENAELLTTLGLLYLQLGIYQKAFEHLGNALTYNPNNYKAILAAGSMMQSHNDYDVALSKYRIAAHAIPESPPLWNNIGMCFFGKKKYVAAISCLKRANYLAPFDWKILYNLGLVHLTMQQYASAFHFLSAAINIHPKMGELYMLLAVALTNLEDPGNAKRSYEQAVNLDESNPLINLNYSILMYNQGDRKGALHQYQQMEKKVNRLKGSSSSLEFDPELVDMAQKIGAALQVGENLVWTKPGKNSKTKQRTAPPGSKLALNQQPLGSNQALGQAMSSAAGYSKTIHMSADGCLARVQKPPSLPLEPESTAEDLNRNQTPR